One Paraburkholderia kururiensis DNA window includes the following coding sequences:
- a CDS encoding T6SS immunity protein Tli4 family protein, whose product MSNVKTYCFGRYLVDLPADAVVNGQAYQYMFGQIDSEPTNIDQKGFSDMLARRSDSLKSTSELKGRTLKGVVSNGPTAEALITSEKIFGEDNYGFEAYWFTPHRLFTLKTQDMEQSTFQAKVLPRLKERLLPSLHARSRDDVPSQPGFCLKDGFIADDGKTAQYEEAGISFKFPQWPGILVSVNSSTVTKLGEPKLLERMAQVPIPDAYKSLMSAIHDIRKGTRVAAGREGEEVLSTVPTDGGYRLHQFQWEAQGSKINDPLDPTLTVEFESGMTRIDGQPARPKLSDEEAVRLFDAVVNSIRLRPTGGSGKVSGIEPVPTLPLGTLAQTGSVCPQSGWWTCPEANGQEIVGGTRQHFAAGTVMPQVRVISRTAFLDRMLGKQQEHAVNTTWKLVGFDEEPPTETPGDSAPNEA is encoded by the coding sequence ATGAGCAACGTCAAAACGTATTGCTTTGGCCGCTATCTGGTCGATCTCCCCGCCGATGCAGTAGTAAACGGGCAAGCCTACCAATATATGTTCGGTCAGATTGATTCCGAACCCACCAATATCGACCAGAAGGGTTTTTCTGACATGCTCGCGAGGCGCTCCGATAGCCTGAAGTCAACGAGCGAGCTTAAAGGTCGTACGCTCAAGGGTGTTGTTTCGAACGGTCCAACAGCCGAAGCGCTCATAACGTCCGAGAAGATTTTTGGCGAAGACAACTACGGTTTCGAGGCGTACTGGTTCACGCCTCATCGTCTGTTCACTCTCAAGACGCAGGACATGGAGCAGTCCACTTTTCAGGCAAAGGTGCTGCCGCGGTTGAAAGAGCGATTGCTACCGAGTCTTCACGCAAGGAGTCGCGACGACGTCCCGTCACAACCCGGCTTCTGCCTCAAAGACGGCTTCATCGCCGACGATGGCAAGACCGCACAGTACGAAGAAGCCGGCATCAGCTTCAAGTTTCCGCAATGGCCAGGAATACTGGTATCCGTCAACTCGTCAACCGTAACGAAGCTCGGAGAGCCAAAACTGCTCGAGCGGATGGCGCAGGTGCCCATTCCTGATGCGTACAAGAGCTTGATGAGCGCAATCCACGATATTCGAAAAGGTACGCGGGTCGCAGCTGGCCGGGAGGGCGAGGAAGTCCTGTCGACGGTACCTACCGACGGCGGCTACCGGCTTCACCAGTTCCAGTGGGAAGCGCAGGGCAGCAAGATCAACGACCCGCTCGATCCCACACTGACTGTCGAATTCGAAAGCGGGATGACTCGTATAGACGGCCAGCCCGCGCGTCCCAAGCTTTCGGACGAAGAAGCCGTTCGCCTGTTCGACGCCGTAGTCAATTCGATACGGCTTCGTCCCACGGGCGGTAGCGGCAAAGTGTCGGGCATTGAACCGGTCCCGACGCTTCCGCTCGGAACGCTGGCGCAAACCGGCAGCGTCTGCCCTCAATCCGGGTGGTGGACCTGTCCCGAAGCCAACGGTCAAGAGATTGTCGGCGGGACGCGTCAGCACTTCGCCGCGGGCACGGTAATGCCGCAGGTTCGTGTCATCAGCCGTACGGCTTTTCTTGATCGCATGCTGGGCAAGCAGCAGGAGCACGCCGTCAATACGACCTGGAAACTGGTCGGCTTTGACGAAGAGCCGCCGACGGAAACGCCTGGCGACTCCGCGCCGAACGAAGCTTGA